In a single window of the Natronomonas salsuginis genome:
- a CDS encoding alpha-ketoacid dehydrogenase subunit beta: AGLKVVVPSTPYDTKGLLAASIRDPDPVIFLEPKLIYRAFREDVPEEPYTVELGEAAVRREGSDLSVFTWGAMTRPTLEAAESVAEDGIDVEVVDLRTLSPMDTDAILESFKKTGRAVIVHEAPKTGGLAGEITATIQEEALYYQEAPIERVTGFDVPYPLYALEDYYMPEDTRIEDAIRETYEA; this comes from the coding sequence GCCGGTCTGAAGGTAGTCGTCCCCTCGACGCCGTACGACACGAAGGGGCTGCTCGCGGCGTCGATCCGCGATCCCGACCCCGTGATCTTCCTCGAACCGAAGCTCATCTACCGCGCCTTCCGCGAGGACGTGCCCGAGGAACCGTACACGGTCGAGCTCGGGGAGGCCGCCGTCAGGCGCGAGGGGAGCGATCTCTCGGTGTTCACGTGGGGTGCGATGACGCGGCCGACGCTCGAGGCGGCCGAGTCGGTCGCCGAGGACGGCATCGACGTCGAGGTGGTCGACCTGCGAACGCTGTCGCCGATGGACACCGACGCCATCCTCGAATCGTTCAAAAAGACCGGCCGGGCCGTGATCGTCCACGAAGCGCCGAAGACGGGCGGCCTCGCCGGCGAGATTACGGCGACGATACAGGAGGAAGCGCTGTACTACCAAGAGGCGCCGATCGAACGCGTGACCGGCTTCGACGTCCCCTACCCGCTATACGCGCTGGAGGACTACTACATGCCCGAGGACACGCGCATCGAGGACGCGATCAGGGAGACGTACGAGGCATAG